A region of Moorena producens PAL-8-15-08-1 DNA encodes the following proteins:
- a CDS encoding LL-diaminopimelate aminotransferase, translating to MQFAQRLQPLQANVFADMDQAKALAAAGKEIIDLSLGSSDLPAPKHVCAAIEASLYEPSTHGYLLFHGTKAFRQAAASWYTKRFGIPVDPETEVLQLIGSQEGTAHLPLAVLNPGDFALLQDPGYPSHAGGVHLASGQIYPMPLLAENNFLPVFEDIPQAVLAQARMMVLSYPHNPTTAIASLSFFEEAVAFCKCHNLVLVHDFPYVDIVFEDTRGNGEQIGKIPESLNPTSVAPSVLQADPDKTVSIEFFSFSKSYNMGGFRIGYAIGNAQLIRGLRQVKAAIDFNQYRGILNGAIAALNGSQDIVKPVVTTYQQRRDAFVHALNRIGWSVPVPPATMYVWAKLPDPWAGNSVKFCTSLVEATGVAASPGAGFGKAGEGYVRFALVHEPDVLERAVERISGFLQSH from the coding sequence ATGCAGTTTGCCCAACGTTTACAACCCCTGCAAGCAAATGTATTTGCCGATATGGATCAGGCCAAAGCGTTGGCAGCTGCTGGGAAAGAAATCATTGACCTATCATTAGGGTCTTCCGATTTACCAGCTCCCAAGCATGTGTGTGCTGCGATTGAAGCCTCGTTGTATGAGCCCAGCACTCACGGTTACTTGCTGTTTCATGGTACTAAAGCTTTTCGTCAGGCAGCAGCTAGCTGGTATACTAAACGATTTGGTATTCCGGTTGACCCAGAAACTGAGGTGCTACAACTGATTGGTTCTCAGGAAGGCACAGCTCATTTACCTTTAGCTGTGCTTAATCCAGGGGATTTTGCTCTGCTACAAGACCCAGGCTATCCTTCCCATGCCGGTGGTGTCCACCTAGCCAGTGGTCAGATTTATCCCATGCCCCTATTGGCAGAAAACAATTTTTTGCCTGTATTTGAGGATATCCCTCAGGCAGTGCTAGCTCAAGCACGGATGATGGTGTTGAGTTATCCCCATAATCCCACTACTGCGATCGCATCCTTGTCTTTTTTTGAGGAAGCAGTGGCGTTTTGTAAGTGCCATAACCTGGTATTAGTTCACGATTTTCCCTACGTTGATATTGTTTTTGAAGATACCAGAGGCAATGGGGAGCAGATCGGGAAAATCCCAGAAAGCCTCAATCCCACCTCTGTTGCTCCCTCGGTTTTGCAAGCAGACCCCGATAAAACTGTATCGATTGAGTTTTTTAGCTTTTCCAAGTCTTACAATATGGGAGGCTTCCGGATTGGCTATGCTATCGGTAATGCTCAATTGATTCGAGGGTTGCGGCAGGTGAAAGCGGCAATTGACTTTAACCAATACAGGGGGATTCTCAATGGTGCGATCGCAGCGTTGAATGGTTCTCAAGACATTGTTAAACCTGTAGTCACCACCTATCAACAGCGGCGGGATGCCTTTGTCCATGCTTTAAACCGCATTGGTTGGTCAGTGCCAGTGCCACCAGCCACTATGTATGTCTGGGCAAAATTGCCAGACCCTTGGGCAGGGAACTCAGTAAAATTTTGTACTAGCTTGGTAGAAGCCACTGGGGTTGCTGCTTCTCCAGGAGCTGGTTTTGGCAAGGCTGGTGAAGGCTATGTGCGTTTTGCCTTAGTACACGAACCAGACGTTTTGGAAAGAGCAGTGGAGAGAATTTCAGGATTTTTGCAATCTCATTAA
- a CDS encoding thioredoxin family protein has translation MSNVITIEDKDFEIEVLKAQQPVLVYFWATWCGPCRLVSPSVDWVAKNYSDRLKVIKMEVDQHQDAVAKCKVEGVPALRLFKNGELAKSHEGAITKAQLKTMLDENLN, from the coding sequence GTGAGTAATGTGATTACAATCGAAGATAAAGATTTTGAAATTGAAGTTTTAAAAGCCCAGCAGCCAGTACTGGTATACTTCTGGGCAACTTGGTGTGGACCATGCCGCTTAGTATCGCCATCAGTGGACTGGGTTGCTAAAAATTATAGCGATCGCTTAAAAGTCATTAAGATGGAAGTAGACCAACATCAAGATGCCGTTGCCAAGTGCAAGGTAGAGGGTGTCCCTGCTCTAAGACTGTTTAAAAATGGTGAGCTGGCCAAATCCCATGAGGGAGCAATTACCAAAGCTCAATTGAAAACTATGCTGGATGAGAATTTAAATTAG
- a CDS encoding DUF1257 domain-containing protein, whose product MSHFSTLRTKISDAEILKTSLCDLGITVKTEADVRGYNGQRVRADLVAVLEGEYDLGWSRNSDGTFDLIADLWGVAKKHNQTELINSINQKYAVNKTLAEVKQRGLNNANVKLVLQK is encoded by the coding sequence ATGTCTCACTTTAGCACTCTGCGCACTAAAATCTCCGATGCCGAAATCCTGAAAACTTCCCTGTGTGACCTGGGAATCACTGTTAAGACAGAAGCTGATGTTCGCGGCTACAATGGTCAGCGGGTTCGCGCTGACTTGGTTGCCGTTCTCGAAGGTGAATATGATCTAGGTTGGTCTCGCAACAGTGATGGCACCTTTGACCTGATTGCTGACCTTTGGGGTGTAGCTAAGAAGCACAACCAAACCGAGTTGATCAACTCCATCAACCAGAAGTATGCCGTTAACAAGACCTTGGCAGAAGTCAAGCAGCGTGGCCTAAACAATGCCAACGTTAAGTTGGTTCTACAAAAGTAG
- a CDS encoding AAA family ATPase: protein MQEEINVLIQAQYPLIYLVTPEEERAERAIAMIAQKKSQQQRVFVWTVTHGIVEYGQSRHTTQHNTVSPEAAVQWVIQQKEPGIYIFKDLHPFIDAPATTRWLRDAMASFREEAKKSLKKSIIVMSPVQQIPIELEKEVVVLDFPLPNLKELNQVLSHQLDQSKTRRTTTETREKLLKAALGLTRDEAEKVYRKAYVKAGRLTEAEVDIVLSEKKQIIRRNGILEYIEEDETLDSIGGLEELKRWLKQRSNAFTERAREYGLPQPKGMLILGVPGCGKSLIAKTTSRLWGLPLLRLDMGRVYDGSMVGRSEANLRNALKTAESISPAILFIDELDKSFAGSSGSSDSDGGTSSRIFGSFLTWMQEKTSPVFVMATANRVERLPGEFLRKGRFDEIFFVDLPNTQERQQIFEIHLKKRRGDIDRFDIEQLAKVSDGFSGAEIEQAMVAAMYEAFAQDREFTQLDIIAAIKSTQPLSRTMTEQVAALRDWARQRARPAASSVAEYQRMEF, encoded by the coding sequence ATGCAAGAAGAGATAAACGTTCTCATTCAAGCTCAATATCCCCTAATCTACCTCGTGACTCCCGAGGAGGAGCGGGCAGAGAGGGCAATAGCAATGATTGCTCAAAAGAAGTCTCAACAGCAACGAGTCTTCGTTTGGACCGTCACTCACGGGATTGTTGAGTATGGTCAATCACGCCACACCACTCAGCACAATACGGTCTCTCCTGAGGCAGCAGTTCAGTGGGTAATTCAACAAAAAGAACCTGGTATATACATCTTTAAGGATTTACATCCCTTTATAGATGCACCAGCAACTACCCGATGGTTGCGGGATGCGATGGCAAGCTTTAGGGAGGAAGCTAAGAAGTCTCTTAAAAAGTCTATCATCGTAATGTCCCCGGTGCAGCAGATTCCTATTGAGTTGGAAAAGGAAGTGGTTGTCCTTGACTTTCCCCTACCAAACCTTAAGGAACTTAACCAAGTCCTATCCCACCAACTGGATCAGAGTAAAACTCGTCGGACGACTACAGAAACTAGGGAAAAGCTGCTCAAAGCAGCATTAGGCTTGACCCGGGATGAAGCAGAGAAAGTTTATCGCAAAGCCTACGTTAAAGCTGGTCGTCTTACTGAAGCTGAAGTCGATATTGTTCTATCCGAGAAGAAGCAGATCATCCGCCGCAACGGTATCCTAGAGTATATCGAAGAAGATGAAACCCTCGATTCTATAGGAGGGTTAGAGGAACTGAAGCGTTGGCTGAAGCAGCGCTCTAATGCCTTTACAGAGAGGGCGAGAGAATATGGTTTGCCTCAACCGAAGGGAATGTTGATTCTAGGGGTTCCTGGCTGTGGTAAATCTCTGATTGCCAAAACTACGTCTCGTTTATGGGGTCTGCCACTATTGCGCCTGGATATGGGGCGGGTATACGATGGCTCGATGGTAGGGCGCTCGGAAGCCAACCTGCGCAATGCTTTGAAGACGGCAGAATCAATCTCTCCAGCTATTCTCTTCATAGATGAGCTTGATAAGTCGTTTGCTGGTAGCAGCGGTTCTTCTGACTCTGATGGGGGTACTTCAAGTCGAATCTTTGGTTCTTTCCTGACCTGGATGCAAGAAAAAACCTCACCAGTCTTTGTGATGGCGACAGCAAACCGAGTGGAGCGCCTACCAGGAGAATTCCTACGCAAAGGTCGTTTTGATGAGATATTTTTTGTTGATTTACCCAACACCCAAGAACGCCAGCAAATATTTGAAATTCACCTGAAAAAGCGGCGTGGAGATATTGACCGCTTTGATATTGAACAGTTAGCTAAAGTTTCTGATGGTTTTTCAGGGGCTGAGATTGAGCAAGCCATGGTGGCAGCGATGTATGAGGCATTTGCTCAAGACCGGGAGTTTACTCAACTGGATATTATTGCCGCGATTAAATCAACTCAACCTCTATCGCGCACGATGACAGAGCAGGTTGCAGCCCTGAGGGACTGGGCTAGGCAACGCGCGCGACCTGCTGCATCCTCCGTAGCTGAATATCAGCGTATGGAGTTCTAA
- a CDS encoding DUF2993 domain-containing protein: MVKTPKSSKQKPSQIISKVISPALRLWLRSQVEEVATLQLNIVGCDRQILTGYIPQVALAANQAVYQGLHLSQIQLEGSNIRLNLGQIIKRKPVRLLEPVPVVGQLLLLEPDLQSSLEAPLLSNALTELLYTFLKSDDIIQPGNDPKQPQIRWEKININIGQLTLRGIYTNHDVGTKLIVIRAGIQLATPNQLELNPLQVQIDPDAPPLSLDGFVINLGPEVELQELTLTTGQLICRGGLKVMP, from the coding sequence TTGGTTAAAACTCCGAAAAGCTCGAAGCAAAAGCCAAGCCAGATTATCAGCAAAGTTATTTCCCCAGCGCTACGGCTGTGGCTGCGATCGCAAGTAGAGGAAGTTGCTACATTGCAACTAAACATTGTGGGATGCGATCGCCAAATCCTGACTGGTTACATTCCTCAGGTTGCCCTTGCTGCCAACCAAGCAGTTTATCAAGGACTGCATCTAAGCCAAATTCAGCTCGAAGGCAGTAATATTAGACTCAACCTGGGTCAGATAATTAAGCGTAAACCCGTACGTCTTTTAGAACCAGTTCCCGTAGTGGGTCAGCTATTACTCCTAGAACCAGACCTGCAATCATCTCTTGAAGCACCCTTGTTATCTAACGCTTTGACGGAGTTATTATATACATTCCTTAAATCAGATGATATCATTCAACCCGGTAACGACCCAAAACAGCCACAAATACGCTGGGAAAAGATTAATATCAATATAGGACAGCTGACATTAAGAGGCATTTATACTAATCATGATGTTGGTACCAAGCTGATAGTAATTCGTGCTGGTATCCAACTAGCTACCCCCAACCAACTGGAACTGAACCCCTTGCAAGTTCAGATAGACCCTGATGCCCCCCCTCTTAGTTTAGATGGGTTTGTAATAAATTTAGGACCAGAGGTGGAGCTTCAAGAACTTACCCTGACCACTGGACAACTGATATGTCGTGGAGGATTGAAAGTAATGCCTTAG
- a CDS encoding pseudouridine synthase, protein MEERVQKILSQWGIASRRRAEKMIAAGQVRLNGTTVHLGQKADPETDVIEVDGKPINPYHRPQSIYLLLNKPAGVVSTCRDSQNRPTVIDLLPDKLTKGQGIHPVGRLDADSTGALLLTNDGELTFRLTHPSHHIPKTYQVWVRGNPPESVLQTWREGVNLLGKKTLPAKVRVLKRKGQSTLLEVVLTEGRNRQIRRVAQLLSYPVIHLHRTAIGPIKLNLPGEPILPCGDYRALNDVEVSFLTSKSTIVQ, encoded by the coding sequence ATGGAGGAAAGAGTACAAAAAATTCTTTCACAGTGGGGTATTGCGTCACGGCGTCGAGCCGAGAAGATGATAGCCGCAGGACAAGTGCGCCTAAATGGTACGACTGTACATTTGGGGCAGAAAGCTGATCCAGAAACAGATGTAATCGAAGTGGATGGCAAACCGATAAACCCCTATCACCGACCTCAATCTATCTACCTTTTACTGAACAAGCCTGCTGGAGTAGTTTCCACTTGCCGAGATTCCCAGAATCGTCCGACAGTAATTGACTTATTACCGGATAAACTAACCAAGGGTCAGGGGATTCATCCTGTAGGAAGGCTGGATGCGGATTCTACAGGTGCATTACTACTGACCAATGATGGTGAGCTAACATTTCGCCTGACCCATCCTAGTCATCACATACCTAAGACGTATCAGGTTTGGGTACGGGGTAATCCCCCAGAATCGGTACTGCAAACTTGGCGTGAAGGTGTTAATCTGCTGGGTAAAAAAACGTTACCCGCTAAAGTCCGTGTACTTAAGCGTAAGGGTCAATCCACACTTTTGGAGGTAGTCTTAACGGAAGGTAGAAACCGACAGATCCGTCGTGTTGCTCAACTGCTAAGCTATCCAGTGATTCATCTACATCGTACTGCTATTGGCCCGATTAAATTAAATCTACCAGGAGAGCCAATTCTTCCTTGTGGTGACTACCGTGCCTTGAATGATGTAGAAGTGAGTTTTCTTACCAGTAAATCCACCATTGTTCAGTAA
- a CDS encoding helix-turn-helix domain-containing protein produces the protein MNENKVPLQQQQQKKLEEMGSYLCQLRTQQCKTIQEIAACTRINARFLRAIEQGKLDQLPEPVYVQGFIKHFGDALGLNGDEFAKAFPTGVTVKRSKLSWGNSRVPQLRPFHLYLFYICLVIGSVSGLSVLINPYKPQITDKEPNSSPAQSLPTPGNLDQTNSQTQLALTKIPSGPNKPVQVDITLKGRSWLLIVADGKKKYEGILEEGAHQTWVANEKLFVKAGDAGNVIVEFNNQQAKQMGAPGAVQALTFAAKPRPSLQ, from the coding sequence ATGAATGAAAACAAAGTCCCGTTGCAGCAACAACAACAGAAGAAGCTGGAAGAAATGGGTTCATACCTGTGTCAGTTACGCACTCAACAGTGTAAAACCATCCAGGAAATTGCCGCTTGCACCCGAATTAATGCACGATTTTTGAGGGCAATAGAGCAAGGCAAGCTAGACCAATTACCAGAACCTGTGTATGTTCAAGGGTTTATCAAGCACTTTGGGGATGCACTAGGCTTAAATGGAGACGAGTTTGCCAAGGCTTTTCCCACTGGGGTAACTGTAAAAAGGTCAAAACTTTCCTGGGGTAACAGTAGGGTTCCTCAACTGCGACCGTTTCATCTTTATTTGTTCTACATTTGCTTGGTTATTGGTTCAGTGAGTGGCTTATCTGTCCTAATCAACCCTTATAAGCCACAAATAACTGATAAGGAACCAAACTCGTCTCCAGCTCAATCATTACCGACACCCGGTAATTTAGATCAAACTAACTCGCAAACGCAGTTAGCCTTAACCAAGATACCGTCGGGTCCAAATAAGCCAGTTCAGGTGGATATCACTCTCAAAGGTAGATCTTGGCTTCTGATCGTGGCAGATGGCAAGAAAAAATATGAAGGCATCCTAGAAGAAGGAGCGCACCAGACTTGGGTTGCTAACGAAAAACTATTTGTTAAAGCTGGCGATGCTGGGAATGTAATCGTTGAGTTCAATAACCAACAGGCAAAGCAGATGGGGGCTCCTGGTGCAGTACAAGCATTAACTTTTGCTGCTAAACCTAGACCCTCTCTTCAGTAG
- the malQ gene encoding 4-alpha-glucanotransferase, translating to MPFPRSSGLLLHPTSLPSPFGIGDLGLQAYQFIDFLAESAQQYWQILPLGPIGYGNSPYGSYSAMAGNPLLISPEQLQKQGRLLDEDFANLPEFPLDSVDYDQVIQTKMPLFYQACDRFRANASPQQHQKFTEFCQAKASWLEDYALFMAVHDAFDQSSWHTWERDIAMAQPKAVEYWRQKLQHEIYFYKYLQFEFFCQWSALKQYANHHQIQIIGDIPIYVAHDSADVWAHREIFAIDHETGEPTLMAGVPPDYFSATGQLWGNPVYNWEQLQADNFQWWIQRFQTILEYVDIVRIDHFRGFEAYWQVKQGETTAITGEWVKAPGKEFFEVLQDKLGNLPIIAEDLGIITPEVEALRSRFQFPGMRILQFAFSGGSSNPYLPFNYVHNCVVYTGTHDNDTTVGWFKKLSGEDKQIIMNYSGSVSQEGIHWDLIRLALSSIANQAIIPVQDILGLDTDARMNFPSTVEGNWQWRYPPNALSEELANRLKILTHTYDRAPSYDYQA from the coding sequence ATGCCTTTTCCGAGATCTAGTGGTCTTTTGCTCCATCCGACATCCCTACCCAGTCCCTTTGGTATTGGTGACTTAGGTTTACAGGCTTATCAATTCATTGACTTTTTGGCAGAAAGCGCCCAGCAATACTGGCAAATCTTGCCCCTTGGTCCGATTGGGTATGGTAACTCTCCCTATGGCTCTTACTCAGCCATGGCAGGCAATCCCCTACTCATTAGTCCAGAACAATTGCAAAAGCAGGGACGGCTGTTGGATGAAGACTTTGCCAATCTACCAGAGTTTCCCCTTGACTCAGTGGATTATGATCAGGTAATTCAAACCAAGATGCCCCTGTTTTACCAAGCTTGCGATCGCTTCCGTGCCAACGCCTCACCCCAACAGCACCAGAAATTTACAGAATTTTGTCAAGCAAAAGCCAGCTGGTTGGAAGACTATGCTTTATTTATGGCTGTTCATGATGCGTTTGACCAGAGTAGCTGGCATACTTGGGAACGAGACATTGCTATGGCTCAACCCAAAGCAGTTGAGTATTGGCGGCAGAAATTGCAGCATGAAATTTATTTCTACAAATACCTACAGTTTGAGTTTTTCTGCCAGTGGTCAGCTCTCAAACAGTACGCCAATCATCACCAGATCCAGATTATTGGTGATATTCCAATTTATGTGGCTCACGATAGTGCTGATGTCTGGGCTCATCGGGAAATCTTTGCCATTGATCACGAAACTGGCGAACCCACACTCATGGCTGGGGTGCCTCCGGACTATTTCAGTGCCACAGGTCAGTTGTGGGGTAATCCAGTTTACAACTGGGAACAGTTACAGGCAGATAACTTCCAATGGTGGATACAACGCTTCCAAACTATCTTGGAGTATGTAGACATTGTGCGGATTGACCATTTCCGGGGATTTGAGGCCTACTGGCAAGTCAAGCAAGGAGAAACAACTGCCATCACTGGAGAATGGGTTAAGGCACCAGGAAAAGAATTTTTTGAAGTACTCCAAGACAAGTTGGGCAATTTGCCAATTATTGCCGAAGATTTAGGGATAATCACTCCAGAAGTAGAAGCATTACGCTCACGCTTCCAGTTTCCTGGTATGAGAATTTTACAGTTTGCCTTTAGTGGGGGATCAAGTAACCCTTACTTACCCTTTAACTATGTCCACAACTGTGTGGTTTACACCGGTACCCATGATAATGACACAACAGTGGGTTGGTTTAAAAAACTCTCTGGTGAAGATAAGCAGATTATAATGAATTACTCCGGATCAGTCAGCCAAGAAGGCATCCATTGGGATTTAATCCGATTAGCGCTCAGTAGTATTGCCAACCAAGCGATTATTCCTGTGCAAGATATTTTAGGTCTGGACACAGATGCTCGAATGAACTTTCCCAGTACCGTGGAAGGTAACTGGCAATGGCGCTATCCACCGAATGCGTTGAGTGAAGAATTGGCTAATCGCCTCAAAATCCTCACTCACACTTACGATCGTGCTCCCAGTTATGACTACCAAGCCTAG
- a CDS encoding RNA-guided endonuclease InsQ/TnpB family protein has protein sequence MRHKAIKVRIYPTQEQVQILAQHFGCARWWWNYGLNQCIETYKATGKGLKQSALNSMLPKLKKQQETEWLKDCYSQVLQSVSLNLSRAYQNFFEGRAKYPRFKSYHHRQSIQYPQNVKQVGNCLKFPGKLGTVKARIHRPLDGDIRTVTVSRDPSGKYYASVLMEYESTDVKLSKEGKVIGIDLGIKDFAITYDGEKTSKFGNPKHLAKYEKKLTRKQRIAARKKKGSSGRRKARKIVAKVYERIGNVRQDYLHKLSRKIVDQNQVVVVENLNVKGMVRNHKLAKAISDLSWGTFVNFLSYKCVKEGKLLVEIDRWFPSSKTCSNCHYRIKELPLDVRSWICPSCGTHHDRDGNAAKNIRAEGIRMLSSSGTGEVNASGEEVRPKRGRPSKLRRSSVKLEAPTST, from the coding sequence GTGAGACATAAAGCCATCAAAGTAAGAATTTATCCCACACAAGAGCAAGTTCAAATATTAGCTCAGCATTTTGGATGCGCTCGCTGGTGGTGGAACTATGGACTAAATCAGTGCATAGAAACTTACAAGGCAACTGGAAAAGGACTAAAACAATCTGCGCTCAATTCCATGCTGCCAAAACTCAAAAAACAACAAGAGACTGAATGGCTAAAGGACTGTTACTCCCAGGTATTACAATCTGTAAGTCTCAACCTTAGTCGTGCATATCAGAATTTTTTTGAAGGCAGAGCAAAATATCCTAGATTCAAGTCATATCATCATCGCCAATCAATTCAGTACCCTCAAAATGTCAAACAAGTGGGTAACTGCCTTAAGTTCCCTGGAAAACTAGGAACTGTCAAAGCAAGAATTCATCGGCCACTAGACGGGGATATCAGAACTGTAACAGTAAGCAGAGACCCTTCTGGTAAGTATTACGCTTCTGTTTTGATGGAATACGAATCAACAGATGTGAAACTATCTAAGGAAGGGAAAGTAATTGGTATTGATTTGGGTATCAAGGATTTTGCGATCACCTACGATGGCGAAAAGACTTCTAAATTTGGAAATCCTAAACATTTAGCTAAATACGAAAAGAAGCTAACTAGGAAACAACGTATTGCTGCCCGCAAGAAAAAAGGAAGTAGTGGGCGAAGGAAAGCTAGAAAGATTGTAGCTAAGGTATATGAACGTATTGGAAATGTCCGCCAAGACTACCTTCATAAACTATCTAGGAAAATCGTAGACCAGAACCAGGTAGTGGTAGTTGAAAACCTAAATGTCAAGGGCATGGTTCGTAACCATAAATTAGCTAAAGCAATCTCTGATCTGAGTTGGGGAACTTTTGTAAATTTCCTCTCTTATAAATGTGTAAAAGAAGGAAAACTACTGGTCGAGATAGATCGGTGGTTTCCCAGCTCTAAAACCTGCTCTAATTGTCATTACCGAATCAAAGAGTTGCCACTAGATGTAAGATCTTGGATTTGTCCAAGTTGTGGCACTCATCACGATAGAGACGGTAATGCGGCCAAGAATATTAGAGCAGAAGGTATCAGAATGCTATCCTCCTCTGGGACGGGGGAGGTCAACGCCAGTGGAGAAGAAGTAAGACCAAAGCGAGGACGTCCGTCTAAGCTAAGGCGTTCTTCCGTGAAACTGGAAGCCCCAACCTCTACGTAG